A single window of Rubripirellula lacrimiformis DNA harbors:
- a CDS encoding formylglycine-generating enzyme family protein, whose product MTNKDDLPFDDVSLSFAWQALQHDMAMVPGGDVQQVCDSIIATNAGFEIVPSPNRVVSVDSIYLDRDCVTNADFARFVESDGYGNPDLWPAVILPNVLQFSDSSGQPGPKYWVNGDPPSDKLDHPVVGISWYEASAFATWAGKRLPSSAEWQRAGTWPKGHSSDGTELHFPWGNGFDPAKANVWSSGVGDTVAVTEFERGRTPNGVRQLVGNVWEWVDTQFEPSTGDGVSVLLDQTMAEIRGGAFDTYFQTQATCQFHTGQPLLFRGANVGFRCCVSASEIPDVDRGVIRSSEAV is encoded by the coding sequence TTGACGAACAAAGATGACCTGCCCTTTGATGACGTATCGTTATCATTCGCTTGGCAAGCACTGCAACACGACATGGCAATGGTTCCCGGCGGCGACGTCCAACAAGTCTGTGATTCCATCATCGCCACCAACGCCGGCTTCGAGATCGTGCCGAGCCCGAATCGAGTGGTGAGCGTCGATTCGATTTACTTGGATCGCGATTGCGTTACCAATGCCGACTTCGCCAGATTCGTCGAATCCGATGGCTACGGAAATCCCGATCTTTGGCCCGCAGTGATCTTGCCAAACGTCCTACAGTTTTCAGACAGCAGTGGCCAACCCGGCCCTAAATATTGGGTCAACGGCGACCCGCCATCGGACAAACTAGACCACCCGGTCGTCGGCATCAGCTGGTACGAAGCCAGTGCATTTGCGACATGGGCAGGCAAACGACTGCCATCATCCGCCGAATGGCAACGCGCCGGAACGTGGCCGAAAGGTCACAGCAGTGATGGCACCGAATTGCATTTCCCTTGGGGAAACGGTTTTGATCCGGCGAAAGCCAACGTCTGGTCCAGCGGGGTCGGCGACACGGTTGCCGTCACGGAGTTTGAACGAGGACGCACGCCCAACGGAGTCCGCCAATTGGTCGGCAATGTCTGGGAGTGGGTCGACACTCAGTTTGAACCGAGCACCGGCGACGGTGTCTCGGTTCTGCTTGACCAAACGATGGCCGAGATTCGAGGCGGAGCATTCGACACCTACTTTCAGACCCAGGCGACCTGCCAATTTCACACCGGCCAGCCGCTATTGTTTCGCGGTGCCAATGTTGGTTTCAGGTGCTGCGTCAGCGCAAGCGAAATCCCCGACGTGGATCGCGGCGTCATTCGTTCTAGTGAGGCTGTTTGA
- a CDS encoding TRAFAC clade GTPase domain-containing protein → MIATTNQVNAGFPPITVDCACCDQRLPDRVEYCAECSTPASLSHAVAKRVGTQSFVSVLGASNAGKTVYLGLLLDILSKGTDAFRGLPTSAFSIDLQEQVITALEGRVFPDKTPSEADAWKWLHCQISMAEKKKQRNVDLVSPDFAGEAISLEIDQTGTYPAIGHVVKKSSGILILCDSMRVRDAGSGEDLFATKLASYIAQAHGLTSDHGNSRSRKHGPRIAIVFTKCDGCPEATEDPSRFAANNTSRLFEYCRRTFSQHAFFAASVAGSSGILADETGRQMRIPFHIQPRGIIEPLQWIVNQG, encoded by the coding sequence ATGATCGCGACAACCAACCAAGTGAATGCCGGTTTCCCGCCGATCACCGTCGACTGTGCCTGCTGCGATCAACGGCTGCCCGATCGCGTTGAATATTGCGCCGAGTGCAGCACTCCCGCGTCATTATCCCACGCCGTCGCAAAACGCGTTGGAACCCAAAGCTTTGTTTCGGTACTGGGTGCCAGCAACGCCGGCAAAACGGTCTACTTGGGATTGCTGTTGGACATCCTTAGCAAGGGCACCGACGCGTTCCGAGGATTGCCAACCAGCGCATTTTCGATCGACTTGCAAGAGCAGGTGATCACCGCACTGGAAGGCCGCGTCTTTCCCGACAAAACACCCTCGGAAGCCGATGCTTGGAAATGGCTGCACTGCCAGATTTCAATGGCTGAAAAGAAGAAACAACGCAACGTGGATTTGGTGTCGCCCGACTTTGCGGGCGAAGCGATCTCGCTAGAAATCGACCAGACCGGTACCTATCCAGCCATCGGTCATGTGGTGAAGAAGTCCAGCGGGATCTTGATTCTTTGCGATTCAATGCGGGTGCGTGACGCGGGTTCCGGTGAAGACCTATTCGCTACCAAACTAGCGTCGTACATCGCCCAAGCACACGGACTGACCAGCGACCACGGCAACAGCCGATCACGCAAACACGGCCCCCGCATCGCGATCGTGTTTACCAAATGCGATGGTTGCCCCGAGGCGACCGAAGATCCGTCACGATTCGCCGCGAACAACACGTCACGGCTGTTCGAGTATTGTCGCCGGACCTTTTCGCAACATGCTTTTTTTGCTGCCAGCGTCGCAGGAAGCTCTGGCATCCTGGCAGACGAAACCGGCCGCCAAATGCGTATCCCCTTTCACATCCAACCACGCGGCATCATCGAACCGCTTCAGTGGATCGTCAACCAGGGATAG
- a CDS encoding GAP1-N2 domain-containing protein, whose amino-acid sequence MDTMNVDQAVFASSDRGTTKGYQLVSKSIGVDRAIGTALSHWAPTRLPSENVNHWSINAFPVSDDRFAISRTVVGGPEYSGRGGREVVTLFLLLSNEQFAFYEWDAIAVARTAIAMGMLRLPLQIEGDQLPQAMIPSRPIMNSMDLADGQPDEDVNESMLDDVIAILNDSRRVALIGLNDPILTATRLVARLPIQARQNFSFTTGLPPSVHRPFHAHFFSSEVTLKQHALEAQKVVCFHAQKKFEQYRSQVLVQQGSVGVPHGM is encoded by the coding sequence ATGGACACCATGAATGTCGACCAGGCCGTGTTCGCATCTTCGGATCGCGGAACCACCAAAGGCTATCAGCTGGTTTCGAAATCGATCGGTGTGGATCGTGCAATTGGCACAGCCTTGTCGCATTGGGCCCCCACACGGTTGCCAAGCGAGAACGTCAACCACTGGTCGATCAATGCATTTCCCGTTTCCGATGACCGCTTCGCGATCAGTCGTACGGTCGTCGGAGGCCCCGAGTACAGCGGTCGCGGCGGCCGCGAAGTGGTGACGTTGTTCTTGCTGCTCAGCAACGAACAGTTTGCATTCTACGAATGGGATGCCATCGCCGTAGCCAGAACGGCAATCGCCATGGGGATGCTAAGGCTTCCTCTACAAATCGAAGGCGACCAACTTCCCCAAGCAATGATTCCGTCCCGGCCTATCATGAACTCGATGGATCTTGCCGACGGTCAACCCGACGAAGATGTCAACGAGTCAATGCTGGATGACGTTATCGCGATCCTGAACGACTCCCGTCGTGTGGCTCTGATCGGATTGAATGACCCGATCCTTACCGCAACACGATTGGTTGCACGCCTGCCAATTCAAGCAAGACAAAACTTCAGCTTCACGACCGGTTTGCCTCCATCGGTGCACCGTCCATTCCACGCTCACTTCTTTTCGTCCGAAGTGACACTGAAACAACATGCGTTGGAAGCACAAAAAGTCGTCTGCTTTCATGCACAAAAGAAGTTCGAACAATATCGTTCGCAGGTTTTAGTGCAACAAGGCTCCGTAGGCGTCCCACATGGAATGTGA
- a CDS encoding S1C family serine protease, with amino-acid sequence MIHFIIRLTIASCVVFSISARPAQSAITPQLIQRCKSATVYISDSDRLASGSGVCIDTRGYFATNAHVVDAIDGKILVTVNPGESSYKQYEATVVARSAKDDLAILFVENAAQLTALELPDDVGVTEGQEVIALGFPFGSGLATDGSDELSVSVNVARVSALHSESGGVQQIEFDSQLNPGNSGGPVVNLDGQIIGIAQSILIFVSEKETKNLGVNFAVATRRLQALMTRPEIVVSRVQTPYLDTPLEIDFKFKQPAQPALFTGNFVN; translated from the coding sequence TTGATTCACTTCATCATTCGGCTGACCATCGCATCATGCGTCGTCTTTTCGATTTCTGCGCGGCCCGCACAATCGGCGATCACACCGCAATTGATTCAGCGTTGTAAGTCTGCGACCGTTTACATTTCCGACAGCGATCGTTTGGCATCCGGCAGCGGTGTCTGCATCGACACGCGGGGCTATTTTGCCACCAACGCACACGTGGTCGATGCGATTGACGGGAAAATATTGGTGACCGTCAATCCTGGTGAATCCTCCTACAAACAGTACGAGGCGACCGTCGTCGCACGGTCTGCCAAAGACGATCTGGCAATTCTGTTCGTCGAAAATGCTGCACAACTGACCGCTCTCGAACTTCCGGATGACGTGGGCGTGACCGAAGGCCAAGAGGTCATCGCGCTGGGGTTTCCATTTGGCAGCGGTTTGGCGACGGACGGATCCGACGAACTTTCTGTCAGCGTCAATGTTGCACGCGTCAGTGCACTGCACAGCGAATCCGGTGGAGTTCAGCAAATTGAATTTGATTCGCAACTCAATCCCGGTAACTCCGGCGGCCCGGTCGTCAACCTTGATGGACAAATCATCGGAATCGCCCAAAGCATTTTGATCTTCGTCTCGGAGAAAGAAACAAAAAATCTAGGCGTCAACTTTGCGGTGGCAACCCGCAGGCTGCAGGCTTTGATGACACGTCCCGAGATCGTAGTAAGCCGAGTTCAGACGCCTTACCTTGACACACCACTGGAAATCGATTTCAAGTTCAAACAACCGGCTCAGCCCGCATTATTCACCGGGAACTTCGTGAATTGA
- a CDS encoding type IA DNA topoisomerase has translation MALVVLSFGFFFAGGLMRVVLAEKPSVARDLASYLKAQTRRDGYLEGSGYQVTWAFGHLVELKEPGDYDPALKRWSLDTLPFVPEKFQLRLRGDAGAKKQFAIIQGLFKKADSLICATDAGREGELIFRYIQSLAGATRKPAQRLWLSSLTPSAIAKAFASIRPLSDFDDLYAAAKCRSQADWVVGLNATRNYTVRHQSSPVSTSGSSKQSDKQSGSRRSGLLWSLGRVQTPVLAMIVRRDDAIRTFVAEPFWELLTNYRKVQFRSIGDRFDNEAEAEEVRKACAQVPLVINKVAGRSETSLPPQLYDLTELQRDMNRRFGISAADTLSAAQSLYEAKWITYPRTDSRYLGKDMRKEVPKILAQLQSFKPTEVSRLDLKKLPFNARIINDAKITDHHAIIPTGAKPGNLTGHAQKVYDAVAIRLIAAFYPSCEKQVTTVDATAGKVGFRARGVRVVVPGWTLLYPRKDKKSDEPQTLPDFQKGESGPHQPVVKSGQTSPPKHFSENTLLGAMDTAGKLVEEAELREALKEKGLGTPATRAATIETLLRRKYIDRDKKNIVATDLGRYLIAIVQDRNLTSPELTGEWEAKLKQIERGELSASSFMDEIAEYTHGIIRRSDSLSIDPDVYGDCPQCGQKVIAGKKALGCSAWRKGCSFVLAPIYRESALTMTNLRELLQFGVIREPITIDGGHPFLLTLAASGKLVEVPLPLGNEQDNDHPDAKRSKPSKRSLTSTKSSSGQAKVSNGADSGLGPCPLCGHPVIETPKSYGCSQWKQGCGLTIWKTMSGRKISVTNAKKLIKKGETPIVKGFRSKAGKKFDAKLKLVDGKVQFDF, from the coding sequence ATGGCTCTCGTTGTGCTTTCCTTTGGTTTCTTTTTTGCCGGTGGGTTGATGCGTGTTGTCTTGGCCGAAAAACCTTCGGTTGCTCGTGACTTGGCATCGTATTTGAAGGCCCAGACGCGACGCGATGGGTACCTGGAAGGCAGTGGTTATCAAGTCACTTGGGCGTTTGGACATCTGGTCGAACTGAAAGAACCAGGTGACTACGATCCGGCGCTGAAGCGATGGTCCTTGGACACACTGCCCTTCGTGCCCGAAAAGTTTCAGTTGCGGTTGCGGGGTGACGCCGGCGCGAAAAAACAATTCGCAATCATCCAAGGGTTGTTCAAGAAGGCCGATTCGCTGATCTGTGCGACGGATGCGGGACGCGAAGGCGAACTGATCTTTCGCTACATTCAATCGTTGGCCGGAGCCACGCGGAAACCTGCCCAGCGGTTGTGGCTCAGTTCGCTGACGCCTTCGGCGATCGCCAAAGCATTCGCTTCGATCCGCCCGCTTTCAGACTTTGATGACTTGTACGCGGCCGCGAAGTGCCGTAGCCAAGCGGATTGGGTGGTGGGGTTGAACGCGACCCGGAACTATACCGTTCGTCATCAATCAAGTCCCGTATCGACTTCCGGTTCCAGCAAGCAATCTGACAAGCAGTCCGGCAGTCGTCGGTCCGGTTTGCTGTGGAGCTTGGGGCGTGTGCAGACTCCTGTGTTAGCGATGATCGTCCGGCGTGACGATGCGATTCGGACGTTCGTTGCTGAACCGTTTTGGGAGTTGTTGACGAACTACCGGAAAGTGCAGTTCCGCTCTATCGGCGATCGTTTTGACAACGAAGCGGAAGCCGAAGAAGTGCGGAAAGCCTGTGCCCAGGTTCCGTTGGTCATCAACAAGGTTGCCGGCCGATCCGAAACGTCGCTGCCGCCGCAGCTCTACGATCTGACCGAACTGCAACGAGACATGAACCGGCGTTTCGGAATCTCCGCGGCCGACACCCTGTCGGCGGCTCAGTCGCTTTACGAAGCGAAATGGATCACCTATCCGCGGACGGATTCACGCTACCTGGGCAAGGACATGCGGAAAGAGGTCCCCAAGATTCTCGCTCAGCTTCAATCGTTCAAGCCGACTGAAGTTAGCAGGCTTGATCTGAAGAAGCTGCCCTTCAATGCCCGGATCATCAACGACGCCAAGATCACTGATCACCACGCGATCATTCCGACAGGTGCGAAGCCGGGGAACTTGACCGGGCATGCGCAAAAGGTCTACGACGCAGTGGCGATCCGATTGATCGCGGCGTTCTATCCCTCATGCGAAAAGCAAGTCACGACCGTTGACGCCACGGCCGGGAAAGTCGGGTTCCGTGCCCGAGGTGTTCGTGTGGTGGTTCCAGGTTGGACGCTGCTGTATCCACGGAAAGACAAGAAATCGGATGAACCTCAGACGCTTCCCGATTTCCAAAAGGGGGAATCGGGACCGCATCAGCCCGTTGTCAAATCCGGGCAAACTTCGCCGCCGAAACACTTCTCGGAAAACACGTTGCTAGGTGCGATGGATACAGCAGGCAAATTGGTCGAGGAAGCCGAACTACGGGAAGCACTGAAAGAAAAAGGTTTGGGAACACCCGCTACCCGCGCCGCCACGATCGAAACCTTGCTGCGCCGAAAGTACATCGATCGCGATAAGAAAAACATTGTGGCGACAGACCTGGGACGCTATCTGATCGCGATCGTTCAAGACCGCAACTTGACCAGTCCCGAGCTGACCGGCGAATGGGAAGCCAAGTTGAAGCAAATTGAACGCGGAGAATTGTCGGCCAGTTCGTTCATGGACGAGATTGCCGAGTATACCCACGGCATCATCCGCCGCAGCGATTCATTGTCGATCGATCCGGATGTCTATGGTGACTGTCCGCAATGTGGCCAGAAGGTCATCGCCGGCAAAAAGGCGCTGGGTTGTTCGGCGTGGCGAAAGGGATGCTCGTTCGTTTTGGCCCCGATCTATCGCGAGTCCGCTCTGACGATGACGAACCTGCGCGAGTTGCTGCAGTTCGGTGTGATTCGCGAACCGATCACGATCGATGGAGGGCATCCGTTTCTACTGACGTTGGCCGCGTCAGGCAAATTGGTGGAGGTGCCCCTGCCGTTGGGCAACGAGCAAGACAACGACCACCCGGACGCCAAGCGGTCGAAGCCATCGAAGCGGTCTTTGACGTCAACCAAGTCGTCGTCCGGGCAAGCCAAAGTATCCAATGGTGCCGATAGTGGCCTCGGCCCGTGCCCGCTTTGCGGCCACCCCGTGATCGAAACGCCCAAGTCCTACGGATGCAGTCAATGGAAACAGGGATGTGGATTGACCATCTGGAAAACGATGTCCGGTAGAAAAATCTCGGTCACCAATGCGAAGAAGTTGATCAAGAAGGGCGAAACGCCGATCGTGAAAGGTTTTCGATCCAAGGCGGGCAAGAAGTTCGACGCGAAATTGAAGCTGGTCGACGGTAAAGTTCAGTTTGACTTTTAG
- a CDS encoding AIM24 family protein translates to MSDNRYSLQSFLEMTRDRDLDQGLFELETERMLDINLDGEVWTKLGAMVAYTGNVKFEREGILSRGIGNLLKKAVSGEGSSLTKVSGRGSVFCADGGKKITILKLDNEAICVNGNDLLAFETSLSYNIKMMKRMTAVLAGGLFNVRIEGTGMVAITSHYDPVTLPVTPNEPVITDPNATVLWSGNLEPELKTDLQFKTLLGRGSGESVQLLFRGNGFVVVQPYEEVYFQHKQA, encoded by the coding sequence ATGTCCGATAACCGTTACTCGTTGCAGTCATTTCTAGAAATGACCCGTGATCGTGATCTCGATCAGGGTCTTTTCGAACTTGAAACGGAACGGATGCTCGACATCAACCTGGACGGTGAGGTCTGGACAAAACTCGGTGCCATGGTGGCCTACACGGGAAATGTCAAGTTCGAGCGAGAAGGAATCCTATCGCGCGGGATCGGGAACTTGCTCAAAAAAGCGGTCTCCGGTGAAGGTTCGTCCCTGACGAAAGTGAGTGGTCGTGGCTCGGTGTTTTGCGCCGACGGTGGAAAGAAAATCACGATTTTAAAACTCGACAATGAAGCGATTTGCGTTAACGGCAACGACCTGCTCGCGTTCGAAACGTCGCTGTCTTACAACATCAAGATGATGAAACGGATGACCGCGGTGCTGGCCGGCGGACTTTTCAACGTCCGAATCGAAGGCACTGGCATGGTCGCGATCACCAGCCATTACGACCCGGTCACTTTGCCGGTCACCCCCAACGAACCGGTGATCACCGATCCAAATGCGACCGTGCTGTGGTCAGGGAATCTGGAGCCCGAACTGAAGACCGATTTGCAGTTCAAAACGCTACTAGGGCGAGGCTCCGGCGAATCCGTGCAGCTTCTGTTCCGTGGCAATGGCTTCGTCGTCGTCCAACCCTATGAAGAAGTCTACTTCCAACACAAGCAGGCATAA
- a CDS encoding autotransporter outer membrane beta-barrel domain-containing protein, whose product MLRHLTIWTLIACVTTAQAAGPIISSSNTRITQADGPRSIVDVNVGAGESISAINVSTSGHHFYTRLMGNDEIWNKFWFEESGNLLDHGGPDTVSPGTYSFLWDDDFGFGADFTIDFIFALASFEAGQLLGSTSQAQFQNQSYQFQSLSSQVRNMAGTYTSGGGSMGLASLPPPSRTADGEYAPISLVSYEEPAVDQVSYQTGAARQINNRSLPLTRGGWGGWMQGYGVGGSADGHAGVSGFDYGGGGTQLGLFRHVDAHTMVGFYGAYGYQNVNTDAGSEANVNSGMVGAFLHRHDHEGNYYTLAGNANYDDYDTSRTGGITGNFDGVQTGTYLERGWNRTLGGVTVQPNVALQYVWVHQDDHVESGGASIDDVDAHSLRSMIGSNFYGSRHVHGPLGWGWTPNARASWMHEFLDPSTSVTGTQSGSSFATNGLDMGRDWALLGVGMQGNRNGALSLYTNYDLQVNDRNRFHTGTGGIIWTR is encoded by the coding sequence ATGCTTCGACACTTAACCATCTGGACCCTCATCGCGTGTGTGACCACTGCACAAGCAGCGGGCCCGATCATCAGCTCGTCCAATACAAGAATCACGCAAGCCGACGGCCCTCGCAGCATCGTCGATGTCAACGTGGGGGCAGGCGAGTCAATCTCGGCCATCAACGTCAGCACTTCGGGCCATCATTTTTACACGCGACTGATGGGCAATGATGAAATTTGGAATAAATTTTGGTTTGAAGAAAGTGGTAACCTGCTAGATCATGGAGGCCCTGACACGGTTTCTCCCGGAACGTACAGTTTTTTATGGGACGATGATTTTGGTTTCGGAGCTGACTTTACCATCGACTTCATATTTGCTCTCGCCTCTTTTGAAGCGGGACAATTGTTGGGCAGCACGTCGCAGGCTCAGTTCCAAAACCAGAGCTACCAATTCCAATCGCTCAGCAGTCAAGTTCGCAACATGGCGGGCACCTACACCAGCGGTGGCGGATCGATGGGCTTGGCCTCGCTGCCCCCTCCATCCCGCACCGCCGACGGTGAGTACGCACCCATTAGTTTGGTCAGCTACGAAGAGCCAGCCGTTGATCAGGTCAGCTATCAAACGGGTGCCGCCCGTCAAATCAACAACCGCAGTTTACCCCTGACACGTGGCGGATGGGGTGGATGGATGCAAGGCTACGGTGTTGGTGGTAGCGCTGATGGCCACGCCGGTGTGTCCGGATTCGACTACGGCGGCGGTGGGACTCAGTTGGGACTGTTCCGCCACGTCGACGCTCACACGATGGTTGGATTCTATGGTGCCTACGGCTATCAAAACGTCAACACCGATGCCGGTTCAGAAGCCAACGTCAACAGCGGCATGGTCGGCGCGTTCTTGCATCGCCACGATCACGAAGGCAACTACTACACACTGGCTGGCAACGCAAACTACGATGACTACGACACGTCTCGCACCGGTGGAATCACCGGCAACTTTGACGGCGTGCAAACGGGCACGTACCTGGAACGAGGGTGGAATCGCACACTTGGTGGCGTGACGGTCCAGCCCAATGTTGCCCTTCAATACGTCTGGGTACATCAAGACGACCATGTGGAATCCGGCGGCGCGTCAATCGACGACGTCGATGCCCATTCGCTTCGCAGCATGATCGGATCGAACTTCTATGGCAGCCGTCACGTCCACGGTCCCCTGGGTTGGGGCTGGACACCGAATGCTCGTGCGTCATGGATGCACGAATTCTTGGACCCATCAACGAGTGTGACGGGAACGCAAAGCGGATCGAGTTTCGCAACCAACGGTTTGGACATGGGCCGCGACTGGGCACTGCTGGGTGTCGGCATGCAAGGCAACCGCAACGGCGCATTGTCGTTGTACACCAACTACGACCTGCAAGTGAACGACCGCAACCGATTCCACACCGGCACCGGCGGCATCATCTGGACGCGATAG
- a CDS encoding SDR family NAD(P)-dependent oxidoreductase, whose translation MKRILITGATDGIGLATAKMLAPLGHHLLLHGRDAQKLEQLEQSLRPLSNDAVIERYVADLSRMNEVVSLAEAVSAKHDHLDVLINNAGVFSTSDPLTPEGLDVRFVVNAIAPYLLTKRLLPRMDSTGRVINLSSSAQSPVAMDAFRGERLLSDLDAYSQSKLALTMWSRGLADSLGTDGPVIVAVNPGSLLASKMVQQAFGVPGQDITIGAKILTRAALEEEFATASGRYFNNDAGEFGPPHADALDADKNAQIIQAIEETLAKQPS comes from the coding sequence ATGAAACGCATTCTGATCACCGGAGCCACCGACGGCATTGGACTGGCTACCGCCAAAATGCTGGCCCCCCTCGGCCACCATCTTTTGCTGCACGGACGTGATGCCCAGAAACTCGAGCAATTGGAACAGTCCTTGCGGCCACTTTCCAACGATGCCGTGATTGAACGTTACGTCGCTGACCTGTCTCGCATGAACGAGGTGGTATCATTGGCAGAAGCTGTGTCCGCCAAGCACGACCATCTGGACGTGCTGATCAACAACGCGGGCGTCTTCTCGACCTCCGATCCGCTCACTCCCGAAGGCCTCGATGTGCGGTTCGTGGTCAACGCGATCGCACCGTACCTGTTGACGAAGCGTTTGCTGCCTCGAATGGACTCCACCGGCCGAGTCATCAACCTCTCGTCCTCCGCTCAATCACCCGTGGCAATGGATGCCTTTCGCGGGGAACGTCTGCTAAGCGATCTGGATGCCTACTCACAAAGCAAGCTTGCGCTGACCATGTGGTCCCGTGGTCTAGCGGATTCTCTCGGCACGGATGGCCCAGTCATCGTGGCCGTGAACCCAGGCTCCTTGCTCGCCAGCAAAATGGTCCAGCAAGCTTTCGGCGTTCCAGGTCAAGACATCACCATCGGAGCCAAGATCCTGACTCGCGCCGCCTTGGAGGAAGAGTTTGCCACCGCATCGGGCCGATACTTCAACAACGACGCCGGAGAATTTGGGCCGCCCCACGCCGATGCCCTGGACGCCGATAAAAACGCCCAAATCATCCAGGCCATCGAAGAAACCCTCGCGAAGCAACCCAGCTGA
- a CDS encoding zinc-dependent alcohol dehydrogenase family protein — MKAMLIKNYGENAAFEALEVEQPSVKPGHVLVKIAASSVNTVDTMIRKMGADLPLSPPAPAILGMDFAGTVEAVGKGVHNYSVGDEVYGCAGGLADLPGTLAEYIVADADLIAHKAKNLSMKEAAALPLVAITAYEGLVRAGIQAGQKVIVHGGSGGVGHVAVQLAKHFGADVYSTGGGDKQLALIEKLGGIGINYKTETVEQYVAKHTDGAGFDLVFDSVGGANLTNSFEAAALNGQIATTVSMCELDLTPAHFKGLSLHVVFMLIPMLHNHKREQHGEILRKLTEIAESGDLTPILDETNFSLEEAGEAYARLESGKAMGKVVIEN; from the coding sequence ATGAAAGCCATGCTGATCAAGAACTACGGCGAAAACGCAGCCTTCGAAGCCTTGGAAGTCGAACAACCGTCAGTCAAACCGGGCCACGTGTTGGTCAAGATCGCCGCCTCGAGCGTGAATACCGTCGACACGATGATTCGCAAAATGGGAGCGGACCTGCCTTTGTCGCCACCCGCCCCAGCCATTCTCGGTATGGACTTCGCTGGCACCGTGGAAGCCGTTGGCAAAGGTGTCCATAACTATTCCGTGGGCGATGAAGTTTATGGCTGTGCCGGTGGCCTGGCCGATCTACCGGGCACCTTAGCCGAGTACATCGTTGCCGATGCCGACTTGATCGCGCACAAGGCGAAGAACCTTTCGATGAAGGAAGCCGCCGCACTGCCGCTGGTCGCGATCACCGCCTACGAAGGCCTGGTTCGCGCAGGCATCCAAGCCGGCCAGAAAGTCATCGTGCATGGCGGCTCCGGCGGTGTGGGGCATGTCGCGGTGCAATTGGCAAAGCACTTCGGAGCGGATGTTTATTCCACCGGCGGTGGCGACAAACAACTCGCCCTCATCGAAAAGTTGGGTGGGATTGGAATCAACTACAAAACCGAGACGGTCGAGCAATACGTTGCCAAACACACCGATGGAGCCGGCTTCGATCTGGTGTTTGATTCCGTCGGCGGCGCCAACCTGACCAACTCGTTCGAGGCCGCTGCACTGAACGGACAAATCGCAACAACGGTTTCGATGTGCGAACTGGATCTCACCCCGGCTCACTTCAAAGGTTTGTCTTTGCACGTCGTCTTCATGCTGATTCCCATGCTGCACAACCACAAGCGAGAACAGCATGGCGAAATCCTTCGCAAACTGACCGAGATCGCGGAGTCCGGTGACCTGACGCCCATCCTCGACGAAACCAATTTCTCCTTGGAAGAAGCTGGCGAAGCCTACGCAAGACTCGAAAGCGGCAAGGCCATGGGCAAAGTCGTCATCGAGAATTAG
- a CDS encoding winged helix-turn-helix transcriptional regulator, translating to MDTNGKARHANYELPACPVEATLELIGGKWKGIVLYYLMVDGRVRFSVLKRKVGCVTQRMLTKQLRELESSGLVNRIVYAEVPPRVEYELTEEGESLKPVLLALKKWGDAHALPLLEERENRRAVEAS from the coding sequence ATGGATACTAATGGAAAGGCAAGGCACGCGAACTACGAGTTGCCGGCTTGTCCCGTCGAGGCCACGCTGGAACTGATCGGAGGCAAGTGGAAGGGGATCGTGCTCTACTATTTGATGGTCGACGGACGCGTCCGATTCAGCGTGCTCAAACGCAAGGTTGGCTGTGTCACGCAGAGAATGCTGACCAAGCAGCTCCGTGAATTGGAGAGCAGCGGGTTGGTTAATCGGATCGTCTACGCCGAGGTTCCGCCGCGGGTGGAATATGAATTGACGGAAGAAGGCGAGTCGCTGAAACCAGTGCTGTTGGCACTAAAGAAGTGGGGCGACGCTCACGCGTTGCCGTTGCTTGAAGAGCGAGAGAACCGGAGAGCAGTGGAAGCTTCGTGA